A window of Flavobacterium flavigenum contains these coding sequences:
- a CDS encoding alpha/beta fold hydrolase — protein sequence MKKLKLLLLILPFLCFSQQEKIKALDINLTNYEYPFPVSFLEISNQRQLLKMAYMDIKPNNYNNKNIVLFHGKNFNGAYWETTIKALAKEGFSVIVPDQIGFGKSSKPDNFQYTFQQFAENTKKLLDHLGIKKTAVLGHSMGGMLAARFTLMYPETAEKLVLENPIGLEDWKLVVPYKPVDWWYESELKQNYEAIKKYQMTNYYDGKWNADFQKWAELGAGWTTAPNYNVVAWNSALMYDMIFTQPVLYEFKNIKSPTLLIIGTRDKTALGKPIVSEEVRKTMGNYAELGKKTQKAIPNAQLVEIANTGHLPHIESFDQFIKPLIVFLKQ from the coding sequence ATGAAAAAATTAAAACTTTTACTCCTCATACTTCCTTTTCTTTGCTTTTCGCAGCAGGAAAAAATAAAAGCATTGGATATTAATTTAACGAATTATGAATATCCATTTCCGGTCAGTTTTTTAGAAATAAGCAATCAGCGGCAGCTTTTAAAGATGGCTTACATGGATATCAAACCCAATAATTACAATAATAAAAACATTGTCTTATTTCACGGAAAAAATTTCAATGGGGCTTATTGGGAAACTACCATCAAAGCATTAGCAAAAGAAGGCTTCAGTGTTATTGTCCCGGATCAGATTGGTTTTGGAAAATCATCAAAACCGGATAATTTCCAATATACATTTCAGCAGTTTGCCGAGAATACCAAAAAACTTTTAGACCATTTGGGAATTAAAAAAACAGCTGTTTTAGGACATTCCATGGGCGGAATGTTAGCTGCAAGATTTACACTAATGTATCCGGAAACTGCTGAGAAATTAGTTTTGGAAAATCCGATTGGCTTAGAAGACTGGAAATTAGTCGTCCCGTACAAACCTGTTGATTGGTGGTACGAAAGTGAATTAAAACAAAACTATGAAGCCATCAAAAAATACCAAATGACGAATTATTATGACGGTAAATGGAATGCTGATTTCCAAAAGTGGGCTGAACTTGGCGCGGGATGGACAACAGCTCCGAATTATAATGTTGTGGCATGGAACTCCGCATTGATGTATGATATGATTTTTACGCAGCCGGTTTTATACGAATTTAAAAACATCAAAAGCCCAACTTTATTAATTATCGGAACAAGGGATAAAACTGCTTTAGGGAAACCGATAGTTTCTGAAGAAGTCAGGAAGACAATGGGCAATTATGCCGAACTGGGCAAAAAAACTCAAAAAGCAATTCCGAATGCCCAACTTGTAGAAATCGCCAACACCGGACATTTACCACATATTGAATCTTTTGATCAGTTTATAAAACCATTAATCGTATTTTTGAAACAATAA
- a CDS encoding family 43 glycosylhydrolase, whose amino-acid sequence MKIRNKLMGTTALLSIGLMGTANAQIGKPFIHDPSTIMECEGKYYTFGTRGGGLISEDGWTWNEGGVRPGGGAAPDVVKIGDRYLIAYGSTGGGLGGGHDGQINTMWNKTLDPNSPNFKYSEPIVVASSSNMEDNDAIDPGLLLDPTDGRLWCSYGTYFGFIRLVELDPKTGARVKGNKAIDIAIDCEATDLIYRDGWYYLLGTHGTCCDGANSTYNIVVGRSKKVTGPYLDNMGRDMLKGGGKMVIAAGGRVNGPGHFGLVDLGDGVHKMSCHYEADLDQNGRSVLGIRPLLWKNGWPVAGDNFKEGTYEIESERRGYALELAVDFVRMPDRMRPWEHDPNEPVKAVPSQQLSDVIDTWPKGNTNIRIGDYMFRPHQKWTITAAPNAGGYLGAPYYKIVIAGTERALAATEEGELISVPKFTGAPEQLWRIDQLIDGTYRIMPKVVPNSNEKLALVSSGDSTPTLAKFDMNSDNSKWNFRAH is encoded by the coding sequence ATGAAAATAAGAAATAAATTAATGGGTACAACTGCCCTTTTATCAATAGGGTTAATGGGAACAGCAAATGCCCAAATAGGTAAACCGTTTATACATGATCCGTCTACCATCATGGAATGTGAAGGAAAGTATTACACATTTGGCACTCGTGGAGGGGGATTAATATCTGAGGATGGCTGGACCTGGAATGAAGGAGGCGTTAGGCCAGGGGGAGGAGCTGCTCCTGATGTAGTAAAAATTGGTGATCGCTATCTTATTGCCTACGGCTCAACTGGTGGTGGACTTGGAGGTGGTCATGATGGACAAATAAATACGATGTGGAATAAGACTCTTGATCCAAATTCTCCAAACTTTAAATATTCGGAACCTATAGTGGTTGCTTCTTCCAGTAATATGGAAGATAACGATGCAATTGATCCGGGACTTCTTTTAGATCCTACTGATGGCAGATTATGGTGTTCTTACGGAACGTATTTCGGTTTTATTCGTCTTGTGGAACTTGATCCTAAAACCGGAGCACGCGTAAAAGGTAACAAAGCGATAGATATCGCAATTGATTGTGAAGCAACTGATTTGATATATCGTGATGGATGGTATTATCTTCTTGGAACACACGGAACTTGTTGTGATGGTGCCAACTCTACTTATAATATTGTAGTTGGACGTTCTAAAAAAGTTACAGGTCCATACCTTGATAACATGGGTAGGGATATGTTAAAAGGAGGCGGAAAAATGGTAATTGCAGCAGGTGGAAGAGTTAACGGACCAGGACACTTTGGACTTGTTGACCTTGGTGACGGAGTTCATAAAATGTCCTGCCATTATGAAGCAGATCTGGATCAAAACGGACGCAGCGTATTGGGTATTCGTCCTTTATTATGGAAAAATGGATGGCCGGTTGCAGGAGATAATTTCAAAGAAGGAACCTATGAAATTGAATCGGAGAGAAGAGGATATGCTTTAGAATTAGCAGTAGATTTCGTTCGCATGCCAGACAGAATGCGTCCGTGGGAACATGATCCTAATGAGCCGGTAAAAGCAGTTCCGTCTCAGCAATTATCAGATGTAATAGATACCTGGCCGAAAGGAAATACCAATATTCGTATAGGAGATTATATGTTTCGGCCTCATCAAAAATGGACCATTACAGCAGCTCCAAATGCAGGAGGATATCTTGGAGCACCCTATTATAAAATAGTAATAGCAGGAACAGAGCGTGCATTAGCAGCCACAGAAGAGGGTGAATTAATAAGTGTTCCTAAATTTACAGGCGCGCCAGAACAATTATGGCGTATTGATCAATTAATTGACGGAACCTATAGGATAATGCCAAAAGTGGTTCCGAATTCTAATGAAAAATTAGCATTAGTTTCTTCTGGAGACAGTACACCAACACTTGCAAAATTTGATATGAATAGTGATAATTCTAAATGGAATTTTAGAGCACACTAA
- a CDS encoding four helix bundle protein, whose amino-acid sequence MEKIFNFDDRLIRFAGECIFFTRQLERIFENEYYKNQLIRSSGSASLNFGEAQGTVTDKDFIFKVSLVVKELKESRNSLKILDYIKEGDNDKRNKLLTEVEQLIAISSKMIINKK is encoded by the coding sequence ATGGAAAAAATATTCAATTTTGATGATCGTCTGATTCGTTTTGCTGGAGAATGTATATTTTTTACACGACAATTAGAAAGAATTTTTGAAAATGAATATTATAAAAACCAATTAATCAGATCGTCTGGAAGCGCTTCTTTAAATTTCGGTGAAGCACAGGGTACAGTAACCGATAAAGATTTTATATTTAAAGTTTCATTAGTTGTAAAAGAATTAAAGGAATCCAGAAATTCTTTAAAAATATTAGATTATATAAAAGAAGGTGATAACGATAAAAGAAACAAGCTTCTTACTGAAGTAGAACAACTTATTGCAATTTCATCAAAAATGATAATAAATAAAAAGTAA
- a CDS encoding sulfurtransferase, whose translation MSQNWSPIIEPEALLQLENSSEIILVDARAGLNMEENYKKEHLKGARYVDLNRDLASVDCNPANGGRHPLPSLEKFSEVLSKLGITPQSHVIVYDDKNGSNAASRFWWMLKAVGHQKIQVLNGGYQAAIHKGFPLNTGIESFDTAEKYPVLDWQLPLSNISEVDKARNNPENIVIDVRDKNRFEGLTEPLDLIAGHIPGAINVPFSENLDENGFYLSAEKLAKKYTEILGFVKPENVIVHCGSGVTACHTLLAMDYAGIPIPQLYTGSWSEWSRSNKPMVTK comes from the coding sequence ATGTCACAAAATTGGTCTCCTATAATCGAACCCGAAGCATTACTTCAGCTAGAAAATTCATCCGAAATTATATTGGTTGATGCCAGAGCCGGACTTAATATGGAGGAAAATTATAAAAAAGAACATTTGAAAGGTGCACGTTATGTAGATCTAAACCGTGATTTGGCTTCTGTGGACTGCAATCCTGCAAATGGCGGAAGACATCCATTGCCTTCGTTGGAAAAATTTTCAGAAGTCCTGTCTAAACTTGGTATTACACCGCAAAGTCACGTTATTGTTTATGACGATAAAAACGGTTCGAACGCAGCATCAAGATTTTGGTGGATGCTAAAAGCTGTTGGTCACCAAAAAATACAGGTTTTAAACGGAGGTTATCAGGCGGCAATCCATAAAGGTTTTCCATTAAATACCGGAATTGAAAGTTTTGATACAGCTGAAAAATATCCGGTTTTAGACTGGCAGCTTCCTTTAAGCAATATCAGTGAAGTAGATAAAGCCCGCAACAACCCTGAAAATATCGTAATTGACGTAAGGGATAAAAATCGTTTTGAGGGTCTTACGGAACCGCTTGATTTGATTGCTGGCCACATTCCAGGTGCTATCAATGTTCCTTTCAGCGAAAACCTGGACGAAAACGGCTTTTATCTTTCTGCTGAAAAACTGGCAAAAAAATATACTGAAATTTTAGGTTTCGTGAAACCGGAGAATGTAATCGTTCATTGCGGTTCCGGTGTTACGGCTTGTCACACTCTATTAGCAATGGATTATGCTGGAATTCCAATTCCGCAGCTTTACACAGGATCATGGAGTGAATGGTCTAGAAGTAATAAACCTATGGTAACAAAGTAA
- a CDS encoding protein-L-isoaspartate(D-aspartate) O-methyltransferase, translating to MKDTAKHQGLRNQLVSTLEQKGITDKAVLDAIKKIPRHLFLNSSFEDYAYQDKAFPIGAGQTISQPYTVAFQSQLLEVKKDHKILEIGTGSGYQTAVLFMLGAKVYSVERQKELFKTTSNLFPKLNIRPKHLSFGDGYKGLPNHAPFDSIIVTAGAPFIPKPLMAQLKIGGRLVIPLGEDVQIMTLLIRKNETQFEKHEFGEFRFVPLLEDKN from the coding sequence TTGAAAGATACTGCCAAACATCAAGGACTTCGCAATCAATTAGTAAGCACTTTAGAGCAAAAAGGGATTACTGATAAAGCGGTTTTGGATGCGATAAAAAAAATCCCGAGACACCTTTTTTTAAATTCGAGTTTTGAAGATTACGCTTATCAGGATAAGGCTTTTCCTATAGGAGCAGGGCAGACTATTTCTCAGCCTTATACTGTTGCCTTTCAGTCACAGCTGCTGGAAGTAAAAAAAGACCATAAAATTCTCGAAATTGGTACAGGATCTGGCTATCAGACTGCAGTTTTGTTTATGCTGGGTGCCAAAGTGTATAGTGTTGAAAGACAAAAAGAACTGTTTAAAACCACATCAAATCTATTTCCGAAATTAAACATCAGACCTAAACATCTTTCGTTTGGTGATGGGTATAAAGGATTACCAAATCATGCCCCATTTGACAGTATTATTGTTACTGCCGGTGCTCCCTTTATTCCGAAACCGTTGATGGCACAGTTAAAAATAGGAGGGAGACTGGTTATTCCGCTTGGCGAAGATGTTCAGATTATGACGTTGTTAATCCGAAAAAACGAAACACAATTTGAAAAACATGAGTTTGGAGAGTTTAGATTCGTGCCTTTATTAGAAGATAAAAATTAA
- a CDS encoding ATP-binding cassette domain-containing protein: protein MHQKQHWDILLTNQVNKKKFIDTLLSGEAKEELAVFNNQKGILFSDISIEKFIEREYQYESVEASPESHRQLRTFSSGERKKEFLKYCISQNPDFIIFDNPFDHLDQVSRLALAISLEKLTDTVSIIQLVNRTIDLMDFIQNKVWIKDNSFTLYPISKEVRHFKTLNKTSIPKAMEVNTFHESELIRMQNVSVSYEDRKILNNISWTIKQGEFWQLIGPNGSGKSTILSLITGDNPKGYGQDLFLFGRKKGSGESVWEIKKQIGIYTTSMMDLFQKSHTLEQMILSGFFDSIGLYTEPTTLQKQIVTQWLEAIEMTHLKKKRFIDLSIGQQRVALIVRAVLKHPPLLILDEPVEGLDDENVDLVIQLINTIRQETNVAILYVSHRIENGLAPTSILELIPSETGSVGRIK, encoded by the coding sequence ATGCATCAAAAACAACATTGGGACATCCTTTTAACCAATCAGGTCAATAAAAAGAAGTTCATAGACACACTGCTTTCCGGCGAAGCTAAAGAAGAATTAGCGGTTTTTAATAACCAAAAAGGAATTTTATTCTCCGATATTTCGATCGAAAAATTCATCGAAAGGGAATACCAATACGAATCTGTTGAAGCTTCCCCTGAGTCACACAGGCAATTGCGGACTTTTTCTTCCGGCGAACGCAAAAAAGAGTTTTTGAAATACTGTATCAGCCAAAATCCGGATTTTATCATTTTCGATAATCCTTTTGATCATTTAGATCAGGTTTCCCGTCTGGCTTTGGCAATTTCTCTCGAAAAACTTACCGATACTGTTTCTATCATTCAATTAGTAAATCGTACCATTGATTTGATGGACTTTATACAGAATAAAGTTTGGATCAAAGACAATTCGTTTACTTTATACCCTATTTCAAAAGAGGTAAGACATTTTAAAACTTTAAATAAGACTTCCATTCCAAAAGCTATGGAAGTGAACACATTCCACGAAAGTGAATTAATAAGGATGCAAAACGTTTCGGTAAGTTATGAAGACCGAAAAATTCTCAACAATATTTCCTGGACTATAAAACAAGGTGAATTCTGGCAGTTAATTGGCCCTAACGGTTCAGGAAAAAGCACTATCCTATCCTTAATTACAGGTGATAATCCGAAAGGATATGGTCAGGATTTATTTTTATTTGGAAGAAAAAAAGGAAGCGGTGAAAGCGTATGGGAAATCAAAAAACAAATCGGAATATATACGACTTCTATGATGGATTTGTTCCAAAAAAGCCATACGCTGGAACAAATGATCCTATCAGGTTTCTTTGATTCTATTGGATTGTATACAGAACCTACTACTTTGCAAAAACAAATTGTGACACAATGGCTCGAAGCAATTGAAATGACTCACCTGAAAAAGAAACGTTTTATAGACCTTTCAATCGGCCAGCAAAGAGTAGCACTGATTGTTCGTGCGGTTTTAAAACATCCGCCTTTATTGATTTTGGATGAACCTGTTGAAGGCCTGGATGATGAAAATGTAGATTTGGTAATTCAGTTAATCAATACAATCAGACAGGAAACCAATGTAGCTATTTTATATGTTTCACACAGAATCGAAAATGGACTTGCGCCTACATCGATTCTTGAGCTTATTCCTTCTGAAACAGGATCGGTTGGGAGAATAAAATAA
- a CDS encoding DUF1398 domain-containing protein, with protein MFTIEQIKEAHAKVKNGADFPNYIQDLIILGVKGYDTFVNDGHVEYYGVNNYSVISEEKYPEIKVEDTANKERFIEFLVAHQDGQTDYITFCNHSGQCGIAKWRVDIMEMTCTYFDKSGNEILIEKIPD; from the coding sequence ATGTTTACAATCGAACAAATAAAAGAGGCACATGCCAAAGTAAAAAACGGTGCCGATTTTCCAAATTATATACAGGACCTAATTATTTTGGGCGTAAAAGGGTATGATACGTTTGTTAACGATGGGCATGTTGAATATTATGGTGTAAATAATTATTCTGTGATTTCAGAAGAAAAATACCCTGAAATAAAAGTTGAAGATACAGCCAATAAAGAACGTTTTATAGAATTTCTGGTAGCGCATCAGGATGGTCAGACAGATTATATTACTTTTTGCAATCACTCAGGACAATGCGGAATCGCAAAATGGCGTGTTGATATTATGGAAATGACCTGTACCTATTTTGATAAATCAGGTAATGAAATCCTGATCGAAAAAATACCTGATTAA
- a CDS encoding YggS family pyridoxal phosphate-dependent enzyme: MSIASNLNTIKESLPEHVTLVAVSKTKPVSDLMQAYEAGQRIFGENKIQEMADKYEQMPKDIEWHMIGHVQTNKVKFMAPFVNLIHGVDSLKLLQEINKQAQKNNRVIDCLLQIYIAEEETKFGLDEKELSELLSSSEFKEMKNIRILGLMGMATFTENQNQIKKEFLHLKSIFDSLQNKDAQCRDTQQCISTAAHFSTISMGMSGDYQLAIECGSTMVRIGSSIFGGR, translated from the coding sequence ATGTCAATAGCATCAAACCTAAATACAATCAAAGAAAGTTTACCTGAGCACGTAACTCTCGTTGCGGTTTCAAAAACAAAACCAGTTTCAGATTTAATGCAGGCTTACGAAGCCGGTCAGCGCATTTTTGGGGAGAATAAAATCCAGGAAATGGCCGATAAATATGAGCAAATGCCAAAAGATATTGAATGGCATATGATTGGTCATGTTCAAACGAATAAAGTTAAATTTATGGCACCTTTTGTAAATTTGATTCATGGGGTTGACAGCTTAAAATTATTACAGGAAATCAACAAACAGGCGCAAAAAAACAATCGCGTTATTGATTGCCTGCTTCAGATATATATTGCTGAAGAAGAAACTAAATTTGGTCTTGACGAAAAAGAACTTTCAGAATTATTGTCTTCATCCGAATTTAAAGAGATGAAAAATATTCGTATCTTAGGATTAATGGGAATGGCAACTTTTACAGAAAACCAAAACCAGATCAAAAAAGAATTCCTGCATTTAAAATCCATTTTTGATTCATTGCAAAACAAAGACGCACAATGCAGAGATACCCAACAATGTATTTCTACAGCAGCACATTTTTCTACGATTTCAATGGGAATGTCAGGAGATTACCAACTTGCGATAGAATGTGGCAGTACTATGGTTCGGATTGGAAGCAGTATTTTTGGAGGACGATAA
- a CDS encoding Gfo/Idh/MocA family protein encodes MLKVGVLGAGHLGKIHLRLLQQSDKYELVGFYDENQENAERISKEFGYKNFNTIAKLIHAVDVIDIVTPTLSHYKCAKVAIKSGKHIFIEKPIANTVEEAEEIIALANEYNVKGQVGHVERFNPAFIATKNMIENPMFIETHRLAEFNPRGTDVPVVLDLMIHDIDAILSVVNSKVKHINASGVSVISETPDIANARIEFENGCVANLTASRISMKNMRKTRFFQKDAYISVDFLEKKCEVVRMKDAPEVPGDFDMILQNAEGVKKQIYFTNPDVEQNNAILDELNAFADAINTNTTPVVTLEQATDALRVAYQIIDCFKK; translated from the coding sequence ATGTTAAAAGTAGGAGTTTTAGGTGCCGGCCACTTAGGTAAAATACATTTACGCTTATTACAACAGTCTGACAAATACGAATTAGTTGGATTTTACGATGAAAATCAGGAAAATGCCGAAAGAATCTCAAAAGAGTTCGGCTATAAAAACTTCAACACAATAGCAAAATTAATCCACGCCGTGGATGTAATCGATATTGTAACCCCCACCCTTTCGCACTATAAATGCGCTAAAGTAGCCATCAAATCAGGAAAACATATCTTCATAGAAAAACCAATTGCCAACACTGTTGAAGAGGCCGAAGAAATAATTGCTTTGGCAAACGAGTACAATGTAAAAGGCCAGGTCGGTCATGTAGAACGTTTTAACCCTGCTTTTATCGCTACCAAAAACATGATCGAAAATCCGATGTTCATAGAGACACATCGTTTAGCCGAATTTAATCCTCGCGGTACAGATGTCCCTGTAGTTCTGGATTTAATGATTCATGATATTGATGCGATTTTGAGTGTTGTAAATTCAAAAGTAAAACACATTAATGCCAGTGGTGTTTCGGTAATTAGTGAAACGCCGGATATAGCCAATGCCCGAATTGAATTCGAAAATGGTTGTGTTGCCAATTTAACTGCAAGCCGAATTTCGATGAAAAACATGCGCAAAACACGTTTTTTTCAAAAAGACGCCTATATTTCAGTCGATTTTTTAGAGAAAAAATGTGAAGTAGTCCGTATGAAAGACGCCCCAGAAGTTCCGGGAGATTTTGACATGATCCTTCAAAATGCTGAAGGTGTGAAAAAACAAATCTATTTTACCAATCCTGATGTAGAACAGAACAACGCCATTTTAGACGAATTAAATGCATTTGCTGATGCCATCAATACTAATACAACTCCGGTTGTAACATTGGAACAGGCAACTGATGCTTTACGTGTGGCATACCAAATAATTGACTGTTTTAAAAAATAA
- a CDS encoding 3-hydroxyacyl-CoA dehydrogenase family protein, giving the protein MRTIAVIGAGTMGNGIAHTFAQSGFTVKLIDVSEKALDKGMATIAANLDRMLAKGTITQEEVARTITNIITYTDIKDGVVGVDLVVEAATENVELKLNIFKQLNESCSHNTILATNTSSISITQIGAVVAHPERVIGMHFMNPVPIMKLVEIIRGYNTSDEVTKIIMNLSEKLGKIPVEVNDYPGFVANRILMPMLNEAIETLYNKVAGVYEIDTVMKLGMGHPMGPLQLADFIGIDVCLAILNVMYDGFKNPKYAPCPLLVNMVRAGKLGVKSGEGFYDYSESKKAEKISKQFLSA; this is encoded by the coding sequence ATGAGAACTATAGCTGTAATTGGTGCCGGAACAATGGGTAACGGAATTGCACATACTTTTGCGCAAAGCGGTTTTACTGTAAAACTGATTGATGTTTCTGAAAAAGCACTAGACAAAGGAATGGCAACTATTGCTGCTAATCTCGACAGAATGCTGGCTAAAGGAACAATAACGCAGGAAGAAGTTGCCAGAACAATCACCAATATCATTACCTATACTGATATTAAGGATGGAGTTGTCGGGGTTGATTTAGTAGTAGAAGCAGCAACTGAAAACGTTGAACTAAAACTGAATATCTTCAAACAATTAAACGAATCCTGCTCACACAATACAATCTTGGCAACGAATACATCTTCTATTTCAATTACACAAATTGGAGCTGTAGTCGCACATCCTGAACGCGTTATCGGAATGCATTTTATGAATCCGGTTCCGATTATGAAGCTGGTAGAAATCATTCGCGGCTATAATACCAGCGATGAAGTCACCAAAATCATCATGAATTTATCTGAGAAATTGGGTAAAATACCTGTTGAAGTAAACGATTATCCGGGTTTTGTTGCCAATAGAATTTTGATGCCTATGCTAAACGAAGCAATTGAAACGTTATATAACAAAGTTGCGGGAGTTTACGAAATCGATACGGTTATGAAATTAGGAATGGGACATCCAATGGGACCGCTCCAATTAGCTGATTTTATTGGTATTGACGTTTGTCTTGCGATTTTGAATGTAATGTACGACGGATTTAAAAACCCGAAATATGCTCCTTGCCCATTATTGGTAAATATGGTTAGAGCAGGTAAATTAGGAGTAAAATCCGGTGAAGGTTTTTATGATTACAGCGAAAGTAAAAAGGCAGAGAAAATTTCTAAACAATTTCTTTCTGCATAA